TTCCGACGGCTATCAAGATAAAGCTACCCAATACATTGGCGACATTTACAGACAAGTAATTCTTAATGTCATTCCCGACGGAAATCGCCAGATATGTGCCAGATGCAGAAATTAAACCAATAAATAGGTTAGTAAGCCAGCCGATTTGGATTTTTTTAATTCCGTAAGCGATACCAACCGCAAAATTATCGACGTTAACCGCGATCGCAAGTAATAAAGCAGATAGGATATGCATATAAAGGATGAAGAAGTGAAAATTGTTGAACAGTAGAGTTACATCAGTCCAGAAATAATGCTGATCGTTAGAGTGAGAATGACGCTGTAGAAAAAGAATGACATCACTGTATGTCCTAAAGCTAGTCGTCGCATGGCAGATGAGACAAGTGCTGTGTCCGAAGTCTGGGAGGTCATACCCAGAGTAAATGTGAAATACATAAAGTCTAAATAGTCAGGCGGTTTTCCACTAGAAAAATCTAGCCCTCCTATATATTCTGCCTCTGGAGCAAAAGAATGCTTACGGTAATAAAATGCGGCATAATGTAGCACAAAAGTAGTGTGCATCAGCAGCCAAGAGCAGATAATTGCCACTATGGACAGCCCAACCTCAGCAGTAAAACTATCTTTATGTTTTGCTAGCACTGCTGCAATAATAAACAAACTAGCAAAAGCTATAAAAACAACCAAAATAAAAATTGCCAAATGGTCAATTTCCTGTCGCTGTGCGCGATGGCGTGTCTGTTCATGATTCGCGCCAATCATCATTAAACCCACTAGTATTAAAAAACATAAAATTCCTGTATCCCAAGCGGCAAGCAGGCGAAATTCCAAGCTTGCAGGCGATATCAACATAAAAACGACCCCGGCCAGTACCAACGATAACAGCAAACGAGGTTTAGAATTTTCAATCAGACTAAGTAAAATGCCAAATTCCATAACTTTTTCTCCCAATCATCATTAATCCACCGCTTTAAATCAGCCCCGATGCCACATTCACGCCCGAACCTAAAATCACCATGTAGAAGAAAAAAGAAATCATTCCATGTCCTATAGCAAGCCTTCGCATTCCGAAGGCTGGAAGCGAAATATCTGAAGTTTGAGCTGTCATGCCTATGGTGAAGGAGAAATACATAAAGTCCCAGTAGTCAGGTAACTCATCCCCTGGAAAACTCAAGCCGCCAACATATCCTATCTCCTCGTTCAAGAAATCTGGATGGTAGTAGCAGGTGGCATAGTGAAGCGCAAACATAGTGTGAGTCAGAAACCAAGAACAGATCACAGCTACTAAAGACAGCGCAATTTGCAGTGCTAAGGCAGATTCAGGAATATTTTTGCTGTCGTTAATTGCTTGCATTAGCCCAATCGCAAAGATACTTGTACAGGCAGTAATGACTACTAAAAGAAAAACAGCTAAATGCTGAGCTTCTTGGCGTTGAGCGCGATAACGCGTTTTTTGGGGAGTTGCACTGCACATCATTAATACTACTAATGTCAAAAAGCAGAAAACTCCTAAAATCCAAGCTGTGAGGATGCGATTGGCTAAATGTATGGTATTTGGCAGTCGTAAAAAAACTGTCATTGCCAACATAATACTTAACCCCAGGCGGCTTTTTGAATCTAAATGCGACAAACTATGTCCAATTGAAAGACCAGTCATCAATACTCTACTCTTCGACTTCAGAGGAGATTTAGTATTTTGATGGGGTTCAGGATCAGGTGTCTTGTGTTGTGTAGTTGTCACAGTTTTTACATCTCATCTATTTTTCTGAATATGAAATACTGTTTTAATAGGTCTTGATTGATATTTGGCTGGGCGATCGCTTCCTAACTATCAAGAAAGCTACATTACGGACACCAGCCATCGAAAAGCCTATTAAATTCAGTAAATTATTGCTTGTCTATTACAATTACGGGCTATTAATGATACCTTAATGCCGTAAATACTTAATAGCTGTTGGTCTTCACTATGAGAGAAGAGTACAAAATCTGGTTACGCTTAAAAAGATTATATGATACGAGCTTCAAAATAACAAAAATATCTCAACTCATTTTTACCTATTATTCTATTAACAATATCAATCATCACTCATTATTGATGGCATAACGAAAAGCTATTAATCTTAGCTGATTTGAGAGGTTGCATAACCATTAACATTGTGCCATCAATGCTGGAGACATAGTACTTTGAGCGATCGCCACAAATGACACATACCAGACAATACTACTAGTAGTATTAAGTAAGATTACAGTAAATTGTAATCTTATGTATAGATATACTGACTAATATTTATAGACTTAACAATTTTTCATTAATACAGCATCTTAATTACTTGTATCATTGGTAGGTATGGATGTAGAATCTAATTCAAGAAGAGATTCTTCCTACCTGCTAATATGTTTCGTACAACCACCGTCAAGGGCGTGCAGTGTTCTGTTCCCATTTTTCTATACATGGTTTAATGAGGTAAAGCTAACTCAGACCTGATGATGTTTGGAAATCGATACCGTCATATGTAGCGCATGGTGGCAAATACGAATCATGATTAGCGATATACCTTTTTTGGAGACTATGTAGAATGTTTGAACTAGAAGCTTTATTGCTAGGACTAGAGCCAATAACTGCTGCGGTAATTGGTCTTGGGGCACTAGCTATTGCACCTATTATTGGTGCTGTAGATGCTGCGACGGGTAGCAATTTATCTGACTCAGCGCGTTCAACAGCTAAGACTGGATTAGTTTGGGCTTTTGAAGCCTTTGACAAAGTGCAAGCTAGCGCTGCTGAAGCTTCTGAATCCTTCCAGGATTTGATTGCAGAAGCCAAATCTGATATTAGGTCTTCCAAGAATGGCAAAAGTGAAGTAGCTCCTCGTGAGGTAACGATTGGGTAAGCCTTAAAGAGTAGGCAGTTGCTCAATTGTGAAAAGTTACAAAGGCTGATGACTTGTCGTTTAGTCGAAAAAATAGGAGTGTGAAGGAGTAAGAGTGTAGAGGTGTAGGGTAACTCCATTAATTAAATTGAGGCGGCTCAAACCTTTTGAGTCTTGGGGTTACATAGCCTTTCCCCTAAACCTTATATTCTCAAACTCTTACACCCCTTTTCGGTCAGTCGTCAGTCTTTATTTTTCTAAGATTAAAGATTTTGCGGAATATGGCAGTTATTCTATAGATGCAATTTCTATAGATAGGCGTTGCTAAATCAAGAATTGAAGGGGAGTAATTCTTAAAGTCTCTCTCCTATAAGGAGCTACGATGTATAGACAAAGTGGTTCAATTAGCCAAAATTTTTGGGAAACTTCACCTTATCCTAGAGAAATATCTCTCCAAGCCTAAATACGGTGTACAAACAAGTCGAATTACGCCCCTTAATCCCCCTTATCAACGGGGGAAACAGAAAATTTAGTTCCCTCCCCTTGATAAAGGGAGGGTTAGGGTGGGGTAAAACTAACGCTAAAACCTTAGTTAATCAATTATTTTCAGACTTGTGTATACACCGTAGTTGCTTAAGGAGAGGTAAAGGTTTTTGCACAGCAAAAAGCGAGGGTGGGGTTTTTGTAGATTGTGGATAACCTAGCAAACTATCAAATTGCTTGGAAACATACTTGTATATACACGGTGGCCTATAAGTGGGGGGTGAGAATACGTTGCAACATGAGCAACGCTATATTAACCTTCTCTGTGTATCTGGAGCGTGGGCAAACCATACCGTCATTCAGCAACGTCGGTAACTGCTATTGATGACAACAATTACTTTCTCTCAAATAGACATCGTGCTTGATAATCCAGATTTCTTAAACGTGCGTCAATTAGCATTTGCTCTTGCCCTTGGCCCCTTGGGTTTGCTGCTGCTATTCTTTATTCTTGACGTTACACTGCCTCACGGTAAATTATTGCAAGTTTCAGAGCGATCGTGCTTGACAAGTGAGATGACAGCAAGTGTCGCAACGCTGAACACAAATAAGTGCGATAATTGACATACTCTCATCACTAACTAATGGTGTAGTTTTTAGTTTAGGTTGAACTGAGTTCAACCTAACAAATCAAAAAAATTGTGTTATGCAAAGCAACACACTCACTCAATCTACAAATTTTTAACAGTTATCAGTGTCTCCATTCGAGTTGCTCGTTTCCCAGCATACGCAGTTTGCAGCTGATAAGCTCTAAAGCCGATCTAAATTGCATAATCACCTCTTAAGGTCGTTGACCGATGACAGTCATCAATTATCAGGAGCCAGCGCCGTGGTGAGGCAGTCCGATCTTGGGGGTTTCCCCCAGGAGGAACTGCCGAAAGGGTTTCCCGACTTGAGGCGACTGGCGTTCATCAGTCAACACAATTAGATATGCAATTTAAATGCACATTAGCTTAACTGTTCACTGAATTGATAGTCAAATCTCCAGTACTTGATGCACAGGCAGATTATCCATCACCCCGGTTGTAGAGCAGCCGGGGTGAAATAACTTCTTGGACATAGGACACAAAGAGAATTTTTAATTTTCTTCTGCCTATATAGTGATGGAACAGTAATCATGGTAAACATATTTCCACGAATTCCATTCTCAAAATTTAAGATTGGTAAATGGGGTACTAAAATAGAAGACGAGAAGTGGATATCTTCACAACCGATCGCCACAACAACAGCAGCAGTTATGGAGATTTTAGCAACTGTACCTAGAATTGCATATTGCCGGCCAAACTTGATTAAACATTCTCAGTCTAAGTTTATCCTCAGAGATGCCACTGTAGTTAAAACCTGGACAAGCCCATTTTTTAGAGACGATTATATATTTTTAGCTGATCCTGATGGAAAAATGATCTATGGCGGCTGTGTTTGGAAATACAAAGAACAACTCAAAGATGCCATAGAACTAATTAGCAGAAGGTTTACTTAGTAATACCGTTTCTCTACGAAGTTGTACTATATCTAACTCCCGCCTTCGGCGTCCTCCCCTGACCGGGACTATAGGGAGGTAGAATTAAGCGCATCTTTACATAGAATTGGTAGAAGATTTTTCATCATAAATCTGCAAAATTTATTTTTTGGCTCAATTATTCGAGTTTTTTGAATAATGAAAAAGTTGTTTGCTGGTTTACATAAATTTCAAACCAATTATTTCAAAGAACACCGAGGCTTATTTGAGCATCTTGGGCATGAACAACACCCTAGAGCGTTATTCATTACCTAACGTTAACGCCCGAAGTTGTCACAACTGGGGGAACCCCCGCAAGGCACTTCTCTTCGGAAGCTGGCGCTCCGACGCCAGTTGCTACCCTGCGGGAAGCTGCCCTACGGGCATCTACAAGTCGGCAAAACCGCCCACAGCGCTGTCTCCCCAACGCACCGGCTCGACTTTTCGCTGCGCCTCTGCGTGAGATAAGAAAATATTTATGCAAGAGGTCTATTACTTAATGATTTCTTCATTGACTGTCAACACTTGCAAGCGCTCCCAGAGCGTTCCTAGAGTAACTAATTTTGAGCAGATTCTTGTTCACCAGACTCGCTGTTCACTATTACTTCTTTCTCAAGTATTTCTGTAACAGCCGAGCCAATTTTTTCGCCCATATCTTTACCAATTACTCCACCCTCTTGTCCCAACAAAACCTCACCGACAATTTCTCCCACAATCTCACCAATTTTTCCTCCTGTTATTTCACCCGCCGAGACTTCTATTTGTTCTTGCGTTTCTAGCTCAGGGTGCTTTTGTGCCTCTAGGTGATTGACGTGTTCGGCTTGTTTACCTAAATCCTCTCCCAAGATTGCACCCACGACAGTGCCAACTTCTTCACCAACAACCATTCCTATCGGCCCTGCAAGTACACCCCCTACAGTTTCGCCGACAATTCCTCCCACTACTTCACCTAGCACTTCACTTCCAACTTTTTCTACTTCCGTCTGCATCCTCTGTTCTTGAGGATTAGACTGATCCGTACTTACAGTTAGCTCCGTTGGGCAAAAGATTTTTGAGACACTATCATAAGTCCAAGCAATGCTGTTTGGGTCTTTTTTCTGGCTCCACTGCTTAAAGTCTGGTTTTGACTTATATCGGCTTAAAGCTTTAGGATGTACGTCTAAACGCCTTGCTAAAGCTGATGTTTGCAACGGTGTTACATCAGAATTTGCCTGTTCTGTAACAGTATCTACTAACTCATCCTTGGTTTGGGCGTCCTCAACCGTTGATATCTCTGGCGTAGATAAATCTTGTTGAACTTCATTGCTCGGTGGCTCAATTGCTGGAGTCGTCTCATCTTCCCAAGGGTCTTTATCTGGGTTAATCTGTTCCATGCTATAAGCAAACGACTCTTGTACAACTCCTGTTGAAACCCCCGATGATTTCTCTTCTACTACTGCTAGTTCTGGCGTAGGAGGTGGGGATGGCGGCTGGGGAGAAGCCACTTGTGCGATCGCTTCTTCAAGATGAGTCTGCATCAGGGCACATGAAACAAACTTATATTTATAAGTGACAATCATTGACTCAGCTAGAGGGTTAATCCGAACATTGGTAACATAGTTCAACGACTCAACCCGCTTTTGCAATTTACTGGCATACTCTGCTTCCTCAGCTAATAGGGGAATCCGGATGCGAATCCGTCCTTCAACAGCATGAACAATTTGATAATCCATAGCGGATTTGTCTAATATCAACAATTTTAAGCTGGGGTGAAAAGTTGTGTTCCAAGAATGGAACGCAGTCCGTACATATCCTTTCTGGGGATTTATTTAAGGTAGGGACGCAAGACCTTACGCCCCTAGTTATCTCTAATTCGTTAAACTTACTCTAGATCATAATAAACAAAAATGGAATTACTGGAATGCCGATGGCAGCATTGAGCCAATATGTTAATCCAGTCAGTACAATCGAACCGACAATAGAGATACCCAAGGATAAAACTAAATTGGGTAGTAAAATCTTCAGGTTATTCAGTGCCCCAGACACAAAGGAAGACTGCGGGGCATAGCTTGTAGAATAAGACATAAGCACCTCTAATGTGATAGTAAATGAAAATTCATGCAGCTTGTTTTATATACTGCTCATAATTACATGATTACCTGATACGCTAAATTAAACAAGCAATTTTAACAACTTGTAGGATAACTCCTATGCTCAAGCAAATCAGAAACGCCGGGAGAATTGTCGTTGGTTCCGTTTGTATTGTTTTGGGTATAATTGGGATACTTCTCCCCTTAGTCCCTGGCACTCCTTTTCTTCTTGTTGCTGCTTTCTGTTTCAGTACTTTGGAATCATAAAAATCAGTTAACTGTTGACTGATAACTACCCCACTCTTCTCGCTAAAGAGTAAACTTCAGTCCTTGAAAAAGACATAAGGGCTATGCCTTGATGAGCAGAATTATTACATTTTTAGGCAAGGCGGATACGAGACACACCACACTGGCGATCGCCACTGCTAAATGGTTTGCTCAGTATTCTCAACGGGTGCTACTAGTAACCCATAATCCCAATCCCAGCGCAGAACTGCTGTTAGAAACTTCCCTCAAAGCAACTCCCCAAGAGATTGCGCCTAATCTAAGTGTGGTACAGTTGCAAGCAACAGTACTATTAGAGGAAGTTTGGGAAGAAGTCAAAAAGTGGTTGGCTCTCTACCTCCCATCTTCTGTAAAAATGGAGATATATTCGGGAGAGGTGATTATCCTACCGGGTTTTGACAGCCTTCTGTCTTTCAACGCTCTGCGAAAGTACTATCAAAGTGAAGACTATGATGTCATCATCTATGATGGGCGGGGAGATTTAGAATCATTGAGAATGCTGGGTATTCCCAACATTGCAGATTGGTATTTTCGCCGATTTCGTGAAGCGTTAGAATCTCTAGATTTGAGTAAAATCGCCGACTCGATTGGGGGCCCTCTCGCCAGTGCTTTGTTGAGTGTAAATATGGACACCCGAAAAGTGCAAGATGCTATTGTGCAAATTCAAGATTTGATTGCTAAAAGCGTTGCAGTTGTAGGAGATGCCAAAAGGTTAAGTGCTTATTTAGTGACTACAGATGAACCAGCAGCCATCGCTGAGGCTCGTTGGCTTTGGGGTAGCGCACAGCAGGTTGATTTGCGAGTAAGTGGGGTTTTAGCTTATCAAAGTTATGAAGCAGCTAACAAAACTGAACTAGAGCAAGCTTTTGCTCCATTGGAAGTAAACCTAATTCCAGCGTTGCAAAAACACAATTGGGAACCTCTATTAGATGCACTACCAGATTTTAAAACTATTCCTCATGTTCCCCAACCTTTAACAGTTGATTTGGTGCAACGTCAGGTACAAGTATTCTTGCCAGGATTCAGCAAATCGCAAGTCAAGCTTACCCAGTTGGGTACAGAACTCACGGTTGAAGCAGGTGATCAACGGCGAAATATTGTTTTACCAGATGAACTACGAAATCAACCAGTTACCGGAGGCAAATTTGAAGAACCTTATTTGGTTATTTCATTTTAGGTTGTGATCCGGTATTTGTAGTGGAGATGTTGCAATGCAACATCTCTACATGTCAAGGATGGAAATAGAATGCTGCTCCTAAAACTGCGTAGGTAATTAGTAGTAAGGCTCCCTCTAGCCAGTTAGAGTTTCCATCTGTGCTGATGGAGTTGGTGATTAAAACAGCGATCGCTACTGCTAATACTTCAAATGGGTTAAAATCTAGATTCATCGGTTGCCCCATCAACTGACCCACTAACACCAAAATTGGAGCAACAAACATAGCAATTTGCAGGCTGGAACCCATCGCCACTGCTACTGCTAAATCCATTTTATTTTTCATAGCAAAGGTCGCAGCAGTAATATACTCTACAGCACCTCCAAAAAGTGGAATCAGAATTACCCCTGTAAATAAACTAGTAAAGCCTAAAGTTGTAATCGCTTTTTGTAAACTGGCAACTAAGACATCAGAAACAAATACCAACGCAATAGTACAAATTAGCAAGATAGCAACATTCTTCCACAAAGATGTTTCATGTTGATGAGACTTAATTTCTGCCTGTTCCGCCTCATCAAGCTCAGTAGCTCTGAGTTCATACATATCCCTGTGGGTTTTCATAGAAAACAGCAGCATCAACAGGTAGAACACTAACAGCAAAATCGCAGCAACCGCAGAAAAATTATTGATAGTTGTAGGCTGTAATCCTTTAGATGTGAAGTCGATAGCAGTAGGCGTAAGTAGCACTACCAACGCCAGATTTAGTGAAGAAGCATTAATTCGGGCCACTTTAGGCTGAAAACTTTGCTCTTTAAAACGTAACCCTCCCAAGAAAATTGCTGCTCCTAGAGCCAGGAGTAGGTTAGCAACGATAGTACCTGTAATACTGGCTTTTACTACCTCCACCAAACCCGCACGAAGGGCAACAATAGAGATAATCATCTCAGTTGCGTTGCCAAAAGTAGCATTGAGCAACCCGCCGATAGATGGCCCGACAACAGTAGCAATTTCCTCTGTAGAATTAGCAATCCACGCTGCTAAGGGGATAATTGCTAAACCAGAAGTAACAAAAACAATCACAGGATGTAAATGCAGCCATTCCGTTATAAAGGAAATGGGCACAAACACTAACATACAAAGCAGGATTTTATCTTTTGTTGTCATTTGGCTTAGTCCTTTAGAAAAAATATAAATAATTTTTATAAAACCCAAGTTATGAGAAGAAGTCAGGAAGCAGAAGGAAAAAGCCTTAACATGAGTGGGTTGCTCTGGTTGTCATTTTATATTTAATAAGATCTATCTGCTTAGATTAAGTAGTATTTGTATACTTGCTTATTCTCTTACTTTAGGCAGAGAAGATTTACATATTTCAGTAGAAGGCAAACAAAGTTTAATTTTTTAATATTTAACTGTAATCAATAAGCTATTTTGATGAAAAAAAATGAATTACATTATTATAATTTCTGTTGCCACTTATTTAGTTATGTCGCTTATGGCTTTTCAGATAATTAAAGCATGTAAGTGTGAAGTTCAAGAAATTTCCAAACGATATATATATTATCGTGAAACATACTCTGTTATTTAGTAAAATATGAATAATTATTTCTGAAAATCAACAAAAATAGAAATTTGCAGGGGATTTTCAAAGTTATGTTACAGCTGTCGCCAGGTAGTTTAGGACATAAATTGATCATCAAACCCGGACACCAATAGACTTTCAAGCCTATTCCCTGTTACCTGCTATATAGAACCCATTTGACATTTTTTACTGATACAAGACTGTTGGCATAACCACATTTCTACCAGACCTGCCCTAGTTTTTGCAACACAATCGTTTCAAGGGCTTTGGGATGATTAATGTTTAGAACCCCCGCTGAATAGTTGCCCATCTCAAGCGAAATTTTTCGCTCTTCTTTCCCAGAGCAAGACATCACAGCTAGAGAAGTTGTTGCGTTATGTTAAGAGTTATCCGACGTGGTGAAAATTCAGTTTATATTTTCCTGATTGTGACTTATTATATTGATGAGAATGGAAGTTTAATATCTTCCCGACAGTAATCGAGAAATATGTTTTATCAAGTCGTTCATAGCTCCCTGGGGCGCTGCCGTATTCGTGTGCCCATGCTGGCAGATGACTTAGAGTTTGCTGAAAACCTCAATCGCTTGGTTGAGTCGTTGCAGTTTGTCACAGAGGTTCGCATCAATCCCGCAGCTAGCTCGCTGATTGTCAACTACAATGTCAGTGTGGTTAATTTTGAAGATGCCCAAAAATATCTGTCAACCTGTATTGAAAAGGCGAGTTGTATTCAAAGCGCGAATCTGATTGAAACTTCTGATGAAGAAACTATAGAAGAATCTGACCTGATTCCAGAAGTTAACCAATGGAGAGATTTAGGTCTACCTCTGCTCAGTCTGAGTCTGGCAATATTTGCAGCTCCGTTGGAGTTACCACCTCTGTTGATTATAATAGCGATCGCGGGTGCTGCCATGCCTTGGTTCAATCGAGCAACTGACAGCATTGTTAATCAGCATCATCCTAATATAGATCTTTTAGACTCGGCGTGGATGACTCTACAAACCGTCCAAGGCCAATATATTGCCCCGGCTTTAAAAACTAGTTTAGTAGAAATCCGTAGAAGCTTGCGCGGTACAGTTAATGAAGCCAGAGAACAAAAAGCTCTAGACTTTTTAAATTATTTGCATCAAGATATTTGGGTGCAGGGTGATCAATTACAGCCAGCAGTAAGAGCAATAGAGTTGCAAGCGGGCGATCGCATTACGATTCACGCTGGTGAAATAATTCCTGTAGATGGTAGAATTATATCTGGTAGAGGTTTGGTGGATTGCTCCTACCTCACAAGCATAACTACACCTGTGCATTATTCTCTAGGGCAAGAAGTCTACGCCTCTTCTCGGTTATTAGAGGGAGAATTGTCTATCTTAGTTGAACGGACGGGTGAAAATACTCGCCTGGGATTGATTGCTCATCTTATGCAATCTACTCCGGTGCATGATACGCACATTGGCGCACAACAAGCAGAATTTGTGAAAAATGCCATCGTGCCAACCTTAGTTTTAGGCGGCACTATTTTTGCTGCAACAGGTAATTTAGGAGCTGCTATTTCTCCTTTTCAGTTTGACTTTGGTAGTGGTATTCCTATTTCTATCTCAGCAACCATCCTCTCTGCCTTGACTCACGCTGTGCAAAATGGCATTTATATCCGTAGTGGTCGTGTTGTGGAGTTGTTGACTCAGTTAAATACCCTTGTCATCCATGACTCTGCACTATTGTATTTAAATACAACTGCATCAGATTGTATTAAGGCGATCGCTACCCTACAAGAACAGGGTATTACTATCTACCTCATCAGTGACGATAGTTTGGCAAAAACTACCATTCTTGCGAACAAATTTGGCATTCATGCCAACCATATCCTTGCAGAATCTTATCCCCAACAACAAGCAAACTTAGTTGATGGACTCCGCAGCCAAGGAGGGTGTGTAGCAGTGCTGGGAATAAATGGTGATTGTCATGCAGACATTTCTATCTCACTTGCCTTTGGGGGGAATGTTTGTACACAAGCAGATGTGGTGCTGCTTGATCAGCAATTGCAAGGATTGATTTATGCTATTGCGATCGCTAAACGAGCAATGGAGGTAGTTTACCAAAATACGGCAACTATTGTTGTTCCCAACCTGATGATGCAAATTGGTGGCGGTATGTTCTTGGGTGTCAATCCAGTTTGGAATGTCATTGTTAATAATGGCTCAGCATTCATTGCTGAATTCTTGAATAGTTCGCGCCCCATTTTTGATTCGATTGCGCCATCACAACAGAAACAGTAAACCAAAAAGTTTTTCCCCAAAGAGCGATCGCTAAAATACTTATAGAGGAAATATCCGTATTCGCACACCGATTGGGAAACCATGTGATTGGAAAGGTTATAAAGCTGCCCGTTTACACTACTTGCAAGCTATGGCAGCTTCATTTCAAGAAAATAATAAAGTAATTGATTGGGTCAATAACCAACCATTGGCTCCTACTCTCACATGTATTGGAGACGGACACGACGGAATTTGGAACATTATCCGCGAGTTTACACCTGAAAAAGAGCGACGCGAAATACTTGACTGGTTTCATCTAATGGAAAATAGATGAATATCAACGCTTGGGTATATCTGAATATTGGATTGTAGATTATCTGGCTGTAGGTAGCCGAAATTATTTAGGTAACCCAAAATTACCGACGGTTTTTGTTTATCTCCTTGATGAAAATGGAGTCTATCAATCTACTGCTTATCGGGGTACGGATAGCATTGTATCGCGGACTTTCCCGGAACTCTCTGTGAGAGTTAACCAAATTTTCGCAACTTAGACAATAACTACCTAACAACTTTTGCAAGAAATCTAATTTGTAATATTTTGCTTTTCCCTCAATTTATCCCCACCAGGGGATGGAAATTGTGTAAGATATTCAACATCATTTCATAGCATCCGGCGATGGCAAGAGTAGCTGCATCCACTAGACGTAAAGCTAAGCCCAAGTTAGAATCACCTGCCTCAATTCTCACATGGGCGGATGACACGGAACTAGTAGGGTTAGTGTTTGACCTTGAGCCTACTACTTCAACTTCCCTCTACTCTCAGTACACTATTGGACTCCATGCTTGGTTTCTTGACCAAGTACGGCAATTTAACCCAGACCTTTCTGCCTATCTTCATGATGGAGAGTCGGAAAAGCCCTTCAATATTTCGGCGCTGGAAGGTCAACTGCTTCCTAGTGGGATACAACTGCAACTGCAAGCTAACCAAATTTATCGCTGGCAAATCAATGCTTTGTCTGGGCGAGTCGTGCAGTTTCTCAGTCAATGGTTAACCCAACTGCCACAAAGCCTAAACCTCAGAGATGCTAACCTTAAAATCAAACAGGTGAGTATTGCCCATCCACCAACTACCTACGCGCAATTGTTAGAGTCATCAACAGAGAAACTCTCTAACGTCAGTCTTAGCTTTGTCTCGCCTACTAGCTTTCGCCGCAAAGGTCATCATTTTCCCCTCCCCGTTCCAGTTAATCTTTTTCACAGCTATCTGCGGCGTTGGAATGATTTTTCAGGAATACCTGTAGAACAAGAAGCTTTCCTCGATTGGATAGACGAAGGGGTAATTATTCACCAGCATCGCTTAGAGTCAGTAAAAG
Above is a window of Nostoc sp. UHCC 0702 DNA encoding:
- a CDS encoding DUF1345 domain-containing protein, which codes for MEFGILLSLIENSKPRLLLSLVLAGVVFMLISPASLEFRLLAAWDTGILCFLILVGLMMIGANHEQTRHRAQRQEIDHLAIFILVVFIAFASLFIIAAVLAKHKDSFTAEVGLSIVAIICSWLLMHTTFVLHYAAFYYRKHSFAPEAEYIGGLDFSSGKPPDYLDFMYFTFTLGMTSQTSDTALVSSAMRRLALGHTVMSFFFYSVILTLTISIISGLM
- a CDS encoding DUF1345 domain-containing protein, which encodes MTTTQHKTPDPEPHQNTKSPLKSKSRVLMTGLSIGHSLSHLDSKSRLGLSIMLAMTVFLRLPNTIHLANRILTAWILGVFCFLTLVVLMMCSATPQKTRYRAQRQEAQHLAVFLLVVITACTSIFAIGLMQAINDSKNIPESALALQIALSLVAVICSWFLTHTMFALHYATCYYHPDFLNEEIGYVGGLSFPGDELPDYWDFMYFSFTIGMTAQTSDISLPAFGMRRLAIGHGMISFFFYMVILGSGVNVASGLI
- a CDS encoding DUF5132 domain-containing protein; amino-acid sequence: MFELEALLLGLEPITAAVIGLGALAIAPIIGAVDAATGSNLSDSARSTAKTGLVWAFEAFDKVQASAAEASESFQDLIAEAKSDIRSSKNGKSEVAPREVTIG
- a CDS encoding DUF454 family protein — translated: MLKQIRNAGRIVVGSVCIVLGIIGILLPLVPGTPFLLVAAFCFSTLES
- a CDS encoding ArsA family ATPase, translating into MSRIITFLGKADTRHTTLAIATAKWFAQYSQRVLLVTHNPNPSAELLLETSLKATPQEIAPNLSVVQLQATVLLEEVWEEVKKWLALYLPSSVKMEIYSGEVIILPGFDSLLSFNALRKYYQSEDYDVIIYDGRGDLESLRMLGIPNIADWYFRRFREALESLDLSKIADSIGGPLASALLSVNMDTRKVQDAIVQIQDLIAKSVAVVGDAKRLSAYLVTTDEPAAIAEARWLWGSAQQVDLRVSGVLAYQSYEAANKTELEQAFAPLEVNLIPALQKHNWEPLLDALPDFKTIPHVPQPLTVDLVQRQVQVFLPGFSKSQVKLTQLGTELTVEAGDQRRNIVLPDELRNQPVTGGKFEEPYLVISF
- the cax gene encoding calcium/proton exchanger, which codes for MTTKDKILLCMLVFVPISFITEWLHLHPVIVFVTSGLAIIPLAAWIANSTEEIATVVGPSIGGLLNATFGNATEMIISIVALRAGLVEVVKASITGTIVANLLLALGAAIFLGGLRFKEQSFQPKVARINASSLNLALVVLLTPTAIDFTSKGLQPTTINNFSAVAAILLLVFYLLMLLFSMKTHRDMYELRATELDEAEQAEIKSHQHETSLWKNVAILLICTIALVFVSDVLVASLQKAITTLGFTSLFTGVILIPLFGGAVEYITAATFAMKNKMDLAVAVAMGSSLQIAMFVAPILVLVGQLMGQPMNLDFNPFEVLAVAIAVLITNSISTDGNSNWLEGALLLITYAVLGAAFYFHP
- a CDS encoding Uma2 family endonuclease, encoding MDEYQRLGISEYWIVDYLAVGSRNYLGNPKLPTVFVYLLDENGVYQSTAYRGTDSIVSRTFPELSVRVNQIFAT
- the cas6 gene encoding CRISPR-associated endoribonuclease Cas6 — protein: MARVAASTRRKAKPKLESPASILTWADDTELVGLVFDLEPTTSTSLYSQYTIGLHAWFLDQVRQFNPDLSAYLHDGESEKPFNISALEGQLLPSGIQLQLQANQIYRWQINALSGRVVQFLSQWLTQLPQSLNLRDANLKIKQVSIAHPPTTYAQLLESSTEKLSNVSLSFVSPTSFRRKGHHFPLPVPVNLFHSYLRRWNDFSGIPVEQEAFLDWIDEGVIIHQHRLESVKVAAGKRGSVTGFTGAISCGLSKAALANSEFTRLFYALVQLAPYCGTGHKTTFGLGQTRLDWVEQETSVSTQLLTNMLGERIDELIALFTAQRKRTGGDRTDKIASTWATILARREMGESLQVIAEDLEMPYSTVKTYVKLARRALKQEF